Proteins from a genomic interval of Phocoena phocoena chromosome 20, mPhoPho1.1, whole genome shotgun sequence:
- the PLEKHG2 gene encoding pleckstrin homology domain-containing family G member 2 isoform X1: MPEGARGLGLSKPSPSLGRRGEVCDCAAVCETRTAPATPAMASPRGSGSSTSLSTVGSEGDPAPGPTPACLASRPEPLPGPPIRLHLSPVGTPASAKPSRLERVAREIVETERAYVRDLRSIVEDYLGPLLDGGVLGLSAEQVGTLFANIEDIYEFSSELLEDLEGSSSAGGIAECFVQRSEDFDIYTLYCMNYPSSLALLRELSVSPPAALWLQERQAQLHHSLPLQSFLLKPVQRILKYHLLLQELGKHWVEGPDAGGRELVEEAIVSMTAVAWYINDMKRKQEHAARLQEVQRRLGGWTGPELSAFGELVLEGAFRGGGGGGPRLRGGERLLFLFSRMLLVAKRRGPEYTYKGHIFCCNLSVTESPRDPLGFKVSDLTIPKHRHLLQAKNQEEKRLWIHCLQRLFFENHPASIPAKAKQVLLENSLHCAPKSKSIPEPLTPPLGSPRPRDARNFTPGRRNTAPSPGPATTRRGRRQSEPLKDPYVMFPQNAKPRLKHTGSEGELYPPLEPLPPVPASEPPEDLEDTGPPTLDPSGTSITEEILELLNQRGLRDPGPPPHDIPKFPGDSQVPGDSDTLAFQALPSRDSSEEEEEEELDMDERGPSPLHVLEGLESSSAAEIPDIPSLSKSPDVPNLPEIPSLSEIPQMPRLPSLSDISNVFEMPCLPAIPSVPNIPSLSNAPTLPCDSWLQGPLQEPDEALATRRELFPGSSSGKLGEPSSESRAGQEEGEGVSYPAFQPRDVTQGQEFPDELEFRPCSEIRSAWRALEQGQPAQPGFPEPLLILEDSDLSGGSGSGKAGPPTSERSASRVRELARLYSERIQQMQRAETRASANAPRRRPRALAQPQLLPCLPREQAEPGPLPAFGHVLVCELAFPLTCAQESVPLSPAAQVQAATAVTKQRGCLDGQGLNASSLPERQHLGIQVPAASPLPERGGLWNIRIPATTPLPKQEGAPNSQTPAITTLPDQEGHPEIQVPAATPLPEHRGHVDIPVPPTTSFPEQGCHVDIQVPITPALPKRGSCSDVTALAATPTPKREGHLDSQSSTNTPLTKQGDSRAVQSPATACGQAVDPLLIHRSSLDPQIPADTPLPLQHDLPDIHVPGTSPLPAHGGHLDHQTPANTLSSLPQDLPHFQVPAATPFPQPQGLTDTQVQALPPLPQQEGLPDIQGPAAAPLLEEQSLTDLQVQKLTPLLEQKSLTNDHVPAAPPLPEQGGPRDIQGLLPTRVQTTVVLSKQGGHVVSHVARSESSDLSPPHSPPLATRQLLGSNAAALSRYLAASYISQSLARRQGPGGEAPPASRGPWSSSAPTSRAPSPPPQPQPPAPPARRLSYATTVNIHVGGGGRLQPAKAQVRLNHPALLATPQESVGLRRAQGAPDAPFHM; this comes from the exons ATGCCCGAAGGAGCCCGTGGACTGGGCCTGTCCAAACCCAGCCCTAGCCTCGGCCGCAGAGGTGAAGTGTGTGACTGTGCGGCTGTGTGTGAGACTCGGACAG CCCCTGCAACCCCCGCCATGGCCTCCCCCCGAGGTTCTGGGAGCTCCACATCCCTGAGCACAGTGGGCTCGGAGGGGGACCCAGCTCCGGGGCCCACCCCAGCCTGCTTGGCCTCCAGGCCAGAGCCCCTTCCGGGGCCCCCCATCCGCCTGCATCTGTCGCCCGTGGGGACCCCAGCTTCGGCGAAACCCTCGAGGCTGGAGCGTGTGGCCCGTGAGATCGTGGAGACGGAGCGGGCCTATGTCCGGGACCTCCGCAGTATCGTGGAG GACTACTTGGGCCCTCTGCTGGATGGCGGGGTCCTGGGGCTGAGCGCGGAGCAGGTGGGCACGCTGTTTGCCAACATTGAGGACATCTACGAGTTCAGCAG TGAGCTCCTGGAGGACCTGGAGGGCAGCAGCAGTGCCGGGGGCATCGCCGAGTGCTTCGTGCAGAGG AGCGAGGATTTTGACATCTACACGTTGTACTGCATGAACTACCCGAG CTCCCTGGCCCTGCTCCGGGAGCTGTCAGTGTCTCCGCCAGCAGCCCTGTGGCTGCAGGAGCGCCaggcccagctccaccactcacTGCCCCTGCAGAGCTTCCTGCTGAAGCCTGTTCAGCGCATCCTCAAGTACCATCTGCTGCTGCAG GAGCTAGGCAAGCACTGGGTGGAGGGCCCAGACGCCGGGGGCCGCGAGTTGGTGGAGGAGGCTATCGTGTCCATGACAGCGGTCGCCTGGTACATCAATGACATGAAACGCAAGCAGGAGCACGCTGCGCGCCTCCAG GAGGTGCAGCGGCGGCTGGGTGGCTGGACCGGTCCGGAGCTCAGTGCTTTTGGCGAGCTGGTGCTGGAGGGTGCATTCCGAGGTGGTGGAGGGGGCGGCCCCCGACTTCGAGGGGGTGAACGGCTGCTCTTTCTGTTCTCACGGATGCTGCTCGTGGCCAAGCGCCGGGGACCAGAATACACATACAAGGGCCACATCTTC TGTTGCAACCTGAGTGTGACTGAGAGCCCTCGAGACCCTCTAGGGTTCAAGGTGTCTGATCTGACCATTCCCAAGCACAGACACCTGCTCCAG gccaAGAACCAAGAAGAGAAGAGGCTGTGGATTCACTGTCTCCAGCGCCTCTTCTTTGAGAATCACCCCGCCTCCATCCCTGCCAAG GCAAAACAAGTTCTCCTTGAAAACAGCCTGCACT GTGCTCCTAAAAGTAAGTCTATCCCAGAGCCCCTGACACCTCCACTTGGGTCTCCCCGACCTCGAGATGCTAGAAATTTCACCCCTGGACGAAGGAACACAG CTCCATCTCCAGGACCCGCCACTACCCGCCGTGGCCGCAGACAGTCTG AGCCCCTGAAGGACCCTTACGTCATGTTTCCACAGAACG CTAAGCCTAGACTCAAG CACACTGGCAGTGAGGGGGAGCTCTACCCACCCTTAGAGCCTCTGCCACCAGTTCCAGCTTCTGAACCCCCTGAGGACCTGGAGGACACTGGGCCCCCCACGCTGGACCCCTCTGGGACctcaatcactgaagaaatcctgGAGCTGCTGAACCAAAGAGGCCTCCGGGATCCAGGG CCACCCCCCCATGACATTCCCAAGTTCCCCGGAGATTCCCAGGTGCCAGGCGACAGTGACACCCTCGCATTCCAAGCCCTGCCCAGCCGGGACTCttcagaagaggaggaggaagaagagctgGATATGGATGAACGGGGCCCTTCCCCACTCCACGTCCTAGAGGGACTCGAAAGTTCCAGTGCGGCTGAAATTCCTGACATTCCCAGCCTTTCCAAAAGTCCTGATGTACCCAACCTCCCTGAAATTCCCAGCCTTTCTGAAATTCCCCAAATGCCCCGCCTTCCCAGTCTCTCTGACATTTCCAATGTTTTTGAAATGCCCTGCCTTCCAGCCATACCTAGTGTCCCCAACATTCCTAGTCTCTCCAacgctcccaccctcccctgtGACTCCTGGCTCCAGGGACCTCTGCAGGAGCCGGATGAGGCTCTAGCCACCAGGAGAGAGCTCTTCCCTGGAAGCAGTTCTGGAAAACTGGGAGAGCCCTCCTCAGAAAGCAGGGCAGGCCAAGAGGAGGGTGAAGGAGTATCATACCCAGCTTTCCAGCCCCGGGATGTCACCCAAGGTCAGGAATTCCCAGATGAGCTGGAGTTCCGCCCTTGCTCAGAAATCCGGAGCGCCTGGCGGGCACTGGAGCAGGGGCAGCCGGCCCAGCCAGGTTTCCCAGAGCCGCTGCTGATCCTGGAGGATTCAGATCTCAGTGGAGGCAGCGGAAGCGGGAAGGCAGGACCCCCAACTTCGGAGAGGTCAGCGTCCCGAGTGCGAGAGTTGGCCCGGCTTTACAGCGAGCGGATCCAGCAGATGCAGCGGGCTGAGACCCGGGCATCAGCCAACGCCCCCCGCCGCCGGCCACGGGCTCTGGCCCAGCCGCAGCTGTTGCCCTGCCTGCCCCGGGAGCAGGCTGAGCCAG GGCCCCTGCCTGCCTTTGGACATGTGCTCGTATGTGAGCTGGCCTTCCCGCTGACCTGTGCCCAGGAATCTGTCCCCCTAAGCCCTGCTGCCCAGGTTCAAGCTGCCACAGCTGTGACTAAGCAGCGAGGCTGCCTGGACGGCCAGGGTCTAAATGCTTCAAGTTTGCCTGAGCGACAGCATCTGGGCATCCAGGTTCCAGCTGCTAGCCCTCTACCTGAGCGAGGAGGCCTCTGGAACATCCGGATTCCAGCCACCACACCTTTGCCCAAGCAGGAAGGCGCCCCCAACAGCCAGACGCCAGCTATTACAACTTTGCCGGATCAAGAAGGCCACCCGGAAATCCAAGTTCCAGCTGCCACTCCTTTGCCCGAGCATAGAGGCCACGTGGATATACCGGTTCCACCTACCACCTCTTTTCCTGAGCAAGGATGCCACGTGGACATCCAAGTTCCAATCACCCCAGCTTTGCCTAAGCGGGGAAGTTGCTCTGATGTCACGGCTTTAGCCGCCACTCCTACGCCCAAGCGAGAAGGCCACCTGGACAGCCAGAGCTCAACCAACACCCCGTTAACTAAGCAAGGAGATTCTAGGGCTGTTCAGTCCCCAGCCACTGCCTGTGGCCAAGCCGTCGATCCTTTGCTTATACACAGAAGCAGCCTAGACCCTCAGATCCCAGCTGACACCCCGCTACCCTTGCAACACGACCTCCCCGACATTCACGTTCCGGGTACCTCACCTTTGCCTGCACATGGAGGCCACCTAGACCATCAGACCCCAGCCAACACTCTGTCGTCCTTGCCCCAGGACCTCCCACACTTTCAGGTTCCAGCTGCCACACCTTTCCCGCAGCCACAAGGCCTCACGGACACCCAGGTCCAAGCCCTCCCACCTTTGCCCCAGCAGGAAGGCCTCCCGGACATCCAGGGTCCAGCTGCTGCGCCCCTGCTTGAGGAGCAAAGCCTCACAGACCTCCAGGTTCAGAAACTGACACCTTTGTTGGAGCAGAAGAGCCTCACCAACGACCATGTTCCAGCTGCCCCACCTTTGCCTGAGCAAGGGGGCCCTCGGGACATTCAGGGCCTGTTACCCACCCGAGTCCAGACCACGGTGGTTTTGTCTAAACAAGGAGGCCACGTGGTCTCTCACGTTGCCAGGTCAGAGTCTTCAGACTTGAGCCCACCCCACAGTCCCCCACTTGCAACCCGGCAGCTCCTGGGCTCCAACGCAGCTGCCCTCTCAAGATACCTGGCAGCCTCATACATCAGCCAGAGCCTGGCGCGGCGGCAAGGGCCTGGAGGAGAGGCTCCCCCAGCCTCCCGGGGCCCTTGGTCCTCTTCCGCCCCCACGTCACGGGCACCTTCACCGCCACCCCAGCCTCAACCCCCAGCGCCCCCAGCCAGGAGGCTCAGCTATGCCACCACGGTCAACATCCATGTCGGGGGTGGCGGGCGGCTACAGCCAGCCAAGGCCCAGGTCAGGTTGAACCACCCTGCTCTCTTGGCAACCCCCCAGGAATCAGTGGGCCTTCGCAGAGCCCAGGGGGCTCCCGATGCCCCTTTCCACATGTGA
- the RPS16 gene encoding small ribosomal subunit protein uS9 isoform X3: MPAKGPLQSVQVFGRKKTATAVAHCKRGNGLIKLLEPVLLLGKERFAGVDIRVRVKGGGHVAQIYAIRQSISKALVAYYQKYVDEASKKEIKDILIQYDRTLLVADPRRCESKKFGGPGARARYQKSYR, from the exons ATGCCGGCTAAGGGCCCTCTGCAGTCGGTGCAGGTCTTCGGACGCAAG AAGACGGCCACGGCCGTGGCGCACTGCAAACGAGGTAACGGCCTCATCAAG CTACTGGAACCTGTTCTGCTTCTGGGCAAGGAGCGATTTGCTGGTGTTGACATCCGTGTCCGAGTGAAGGGTGGCGGTCATGTAGCTCAGATTTATG CAATCCGCCAGTCCATCTCCAAAGCCTTGGTGGCCTATTACCAGAAAT ACGTGGATGAGGCTTCCAAGAAGGAGATCAAAGACATCCTCATCCAGTATGACCGGACCCTGCTGGTAGCTGATCCCCGTCGCTGCGAATCCAAAAAGTTTGGAGGTCCCGGTGCCCGTGCTCGCTACCAGAAATCCTACCGATAA
- the PLEKHG2 gene encoding pleckstrin homology domain-containing family G member 2 isoform X3 — translation MPEGARGLGLSKPSPSLGRRGEVCDCAAVCETRTAPATPAMASPRGSGSSTSLSTVGSEGDPAPGPTPACLASRPEPLPGPPIRLHLSPVGTPASAKPSRLERVAREIVETERAYVRDLRSIVEDYLGPLLDGGVLGLSAEQVGTLFANIEDIYEFSSELLEDLEGSSSAGGIAECFVQRSEDFDIYTLYCMNYPSSLALLRELSVSPPAALWLQERQAQLHHSLPLQSFLLKPVQRILKYHLLLQELGKHWVEGPDAGGRELVEEAIVSMTAVAWYINDMKRKQEHAARLQEVQRRLGGWTGPELSAFGELVLEGAFRGGGGGGPRLRGGERLLFLFSRMLLVAKRRGPEYTYKGHIFCCNLSVTESPRDPLGFKVSDLTIPKHRHLLQAKNQEEKRLWIHCLQRLFFENHPASIPAKAKQVLLENSLHCAPKSKSIPEPLTPPLGSPRPRDARNFTPGRRNTAPSPGPATTRRGRRQSEPLKDPYVMFPQNAKPRLKHTGSEGELYPPLEPLPPVPASEPPEDLEDTGPPTLDPSGTSITEEILELLNQRGLRDPGESVGLRRAQGAPDAPFHM, via the exons ATGCCCGAAGGAGCCCGTGGACTGGGCCTGTCCAAACCCAGCCCTAGCCTCGGCCGCAGAGGTGAAGTGTGTGACTGTGCGGCTGTGTGTGAGACTCGGACAG CCCCTGCAACCCCCGCCATGGCCTCCCCCCGAGGTTCTGGGAGCTCCACATCCCTGAGCACAGTGGGCTCGGAGGGGGACCCAGCTCCGGGGCCCACCCCAGCCTGCTTGGCCTCCAGGCCAGAGCCCCTTCCGGGGCCCCCCATCCGCCTGCATCTGTCGCCCGTGGGGACCCCAGCTTCGGCGAAACCCTCGAGGCTGGAGCGTGTGGCCCGTGAGATCGTGGAGACGGAGCGGGCCTATGTCCGGGACCTCCGCAGTATCGTGGAG GACTACTTGGGCCCTCTGCTGGATGGCGGGGTCCTGGGGCTGAGCGCGGAGCAGGTGGGCACGCTGTTTGCCAACATTGAGGACATCTACGAGTTCAGCAG TGAGCTCCTGGAGGACCTGGAGGGCAGCAGCAGTGCCGGGGGCATCGCCGAGTGCTTCGTGCAGAGG AGCGAGGATTTTGACATCTACACGTTGTACTGCATGAACTACCCGAG CTCCCTGGCCCTGCTCCGGGAGCTGTCAGTGTCTCCGCCAGCAGCCCTGTGGCTGCAGGAGCGCCaggcccagctccaccactcacTGCCCCTGCAGAGCTTCCTGCTGAAGCCTGTTCAGCGCATCCTCAAGTACCATCTGCTGCTGCAG GAGCTAGGCAAGCACTGGGTGGAGGGCCCAGACGCCGGGGGCCGCGAGTTGGTGGAGGAGGCTATCGTGTCCATGACAGCGGTCGCCTGGTACATCAATGACATGAAACGCAAGCAGGAGCACGCTGCGCGCCTCCAG GAGGTGCAGCGGCGGCTGGGTGGCTGGACCGGTCCGGAGCTCAGTGCTTTTGGCGAGCTGGTGCTGGAGGGTGCATTCCGAGGTGGTGGAGGGGGCGGCCCCCGACTTCGAGGGGGTGAACGGCTGCTCTTTCTGTTCTCACGGATGCTGCTCGTGGCCAAGCGCCGGGGACCAGAATACACATACAAGGGCCACATCTTC TGTTGCAACCTGAGTGTGACTGAGAGCCCTCGAGACCCTCTAGGGTTCAAGGTGTCTGATCTGACCATTCCCAAGCACAGACACCTGCTCCAG gccaAGAACCAAGAAGAGAAGAGGCTGTGGATTCACTGTCTCCAGCGCCTCTTCTTTGAGAATCACCCCGCCTCCATCCCTGCCAAG GCAAAACAAGTTCTCCTTGAAAACAGCCTGCACT GTGCTCCTAAAAGTAAGTCTATCCCAGAGCCCCTGACACCTCCACTTGGGTCTCCCCGACCTCGAGATGCTAGAAATTTCACCCCTGGACGAAGGAACACAG CTCCATCTCCAGGACCCGCCACTACCCGCCGTGGCCGCAGACAGTCTG AGCCCCTGAAGGACCCTTACGTCATGTTTCCACAGAACG CTAAGCCTAGACTCAAG CACACTGGCAGTGAGGGGGAGCTCTACCCACCCTTAGAGCCTCTGCCACCAGTTCCAGCTTCTGAACCCCCTGAGGACCTGGAGGACACTGGGCCCCCCACGCTGGACCCCTCTGGGACctcaatcactgaagaaatcctgGAGCTGCTGAACCAAAGAGGCCTCCGGGATCCAGGG GAATCAGTGGGCCTTCGCAGAGCCCAGGGGGCTCCCGATGCCCCTTTCCACATGTGA
- the RPS16 gene encoding small ribosomal subunit protein uS9 isoform X1, which translates to MPAKGPLQSVQVFGRKKTATAVAHCKRGNGLIKVNGRPLEMIEPRTLQYKLLEPVLLLGKERFAGVDIRVRVKGGGHVAQIYGESQELGTWVEGGSYPWVFLKLMYLFCVCVSFSQQSASPSPKPWWPITRNTWMRLPRRRSKTSSSSMTGPCW; encoded by the exons ATGCCGGCTAAGGGCCCTCTGCAGTCGGTGCAGGTCTTCGGACGCAAG AAGACGGCCACGGCCGTGGCGCACTGCAAACGAGGTAACGGCCTCATCAAGGTGAACGGGCGACCCCTGGAGATGATCGAACCTCGCACGCTGCAGTACAAG CTACTGGAACCTGTTCTGCTTCTGGGCAAGGAGCGATTTGCTGGTGTTGACATCCGTGTCCGAGTGAAGGGTGGCGGTCATGTAGCTCAGATTTATGGTGAGTCCCAGGAACTGGGCACATGGGTGGAAGGTGGGTCCTACCCTTGGGTGTTCCTAAAGTTGAtgtaccttttttgtgtgtgtgtttctttctcacAGCAATCCGCCAGTCCATCTCCAAAGCCTTGGTGGCCTATTACCAGAAAT ACGTGGATGAGGCTTCCAAGAAGGAGATCAAAGACATCCTCATCCAGTATGACCGGACCCTGCTGGTAG
- the PLEKHG2 gene encoding pleckstrin homology domain-containing family G member 2 isoform X2: MPEGARGLGLSKPSPSLGRRGEVCDCAAVCETRTASAKPSRLERVAREIVETERAYVRDLRSIVEDYLGPLLDGGVLGLSAEQVGTLFANIEDIYEFSSELLEDLEGSSSAGGIAECFVQRSEDFDIYTLYCMNYPSSLALLRELSVSPPAALWLQERQAQLHHSLPLQSFLLKPVQRILKYHLLLQELGKHWVEGPDAGGRELVEEAIVSMTAVAWYINDMKRKQEHAARLQEVQRRLGGWTGPELSAFGELVLEGAFRGGGGGGPRLRGGERLLFLFSRMLLVAKRRGPEYTYKGHIFCCNLSVTESPRDPLGFKVSDLTIPKHRHLLQAKNQEEKRLWIHCLQRLFFENHPASIPAKAKQVLLENSLHCAPKSKSIPEPLTPPLGSPRPRDARNFTPGRRNTAPSPGPATTRRGRRQSEPLKDPYVMFPQNAKPRLKHTGSEGELYPPLEPLPPVPASEPPEDLEDTGPPTLDPSGTSITEEILELLNQRGLRDPGPPPHDIPKFPGDSQVPGDSDTLAFQALPSRDSSEEEEEEELDMDERGPSPLHVLEGLESSSAAEIPDIPSLSKSPDVPNLPEIPSLSEIPQMPRLPSLSDISNVFEMPCLPAIPSVPNIPSLSNAPTLPCDSWLQGPLQEPDEALATRRELFPGSSSGKLGEPSSESRAGQEEGEGVSYPAFQPRDVTQGQEFPDELEFRPCSEIRSAWRALEQGQPAQPGFPEPLLILEDSDLSGGSGSGKAGPPTSERSASRVRELARLYSERIQQMQRAETRASANAPRRRPRALAQPQLLPCLPREQAEPGPLPAFGHVLVCELAFPLTCAQESVPLSPAAQVQAATAVTKQRGCLDGQGLNASSLPERQHLGIQVPAASPLPERGGLWNIRIPATTPLPKQEGAPNSQTPAITTLPDQEGHPEIQVPAATPLPEHRGHVDIPVPPTTSFPEQGCHVDIQVPITPALPKRGSCSDVTALAATPTPKREGHLDSQSSTNTPLTKQGDSRAVQSPATACGQAVDPLLIHRSSLDPQIPADTPLPLQHDLPDIHVPGTSPLPAHGGHLDHQTPANTLSSLPQDLPHFQVPAATPFPQPQGLTDTQVQALPPLPQQEGLPDIQGPAAAPLLEEQSLTDLQVQKLTPLLEQKSLTNDHVPAAPPLPEQGGPRDIQGLLPTRVQTTVVLSKQGGHVVSHVARNQWAFAEPRGLPMPLSTCEPGCRAS, from the exons ATGCCCGAAGGAGCCCGTGGACTGGGCCTGTCCAAACCCAGCCCTAGCCTCGGCCGCAGAGGTGAAGTGTGTGACTGTGCGGCTGTGTGTGAGACTCGGACAG CTTCGGCGAAACCCTCGAGGCTGGAGCGTGTGGCCCGTGAGATCGTGGAGACGGAGCGGGCCTATGTCCGGGACCTCCGCAGTATCGTGGAG GACTACTTGGGCCCTCTGCTGGATGGCGGGGTCCTGGGGCTGAGCGCGGAGCAGGTGGGCACGCTGTTTGCCAACATTGAGGACATCTACGAGTTCAGCAG TGAGCTCCTGGAGGACCTGGAGGGCAGCAGCAGTGCCGGGGGCATCGCCGAGTGCTTCGTGCAGAGG AGCGAGGATTTTGACATCTACACGTTGTACTGCATGAACTACCCGAG CTCCCTGGCCCTGCTCCGGGAGCTGTCAGTGTCTCCGCCAGCAGCCCTGTGGCTGCAGGAGCGCCaggcccagctccaccactcacTGCCCCTGCAGAGCTTCCTGCTGAAGCCTGTTCAGCGCATCCTCAAGTACCATCTGCTGCTGCAG GAGCTAGGCAAGCACTGGGTGGAGGGCCCAGACGCCGGGGGCCGCGAGTTGGTGGAGGAGGCTATCGTGTCCATGACAGCGGTCGCCTGGTACATCAATGACATGAAACGCAAGCAGGAGCACGCTGCGCGCCTCCAG GAGGTGCAGCGGCGGCTGGGTGGCTGGACCGGTCCGGAGCTCAGTGCTTTTGGCGAGCTGGTGCTGGAGGGTGCATTCCGAGGTGGTGGAGGGGGCGGCCCCCGACTTCGAGGGGGTGAACGGCTGCTCTTTCTGTTCTCACGGATGCTGCTCGTGGCCAAGCGCCGGGGACCAGAATACACATACAAGGGCCACATCTTC TGTTGCAACCTGAGTGTGACTGAGAGCCCTCGAGACCCTCTAGGGTTCAAGGTGTCTGATCTGACCATTCCCAAGCACAGACACCTGCTCCAG gccaAGAACCAAGAAGAGAAGAGGCTGTGGATTCACTGTCTCCAGCGCCTCTTCTTTGAGAATCACCCCGCCTCCATCCCTGCCAAG GCAAAACAAGTTCTCCTTGAAAACAGCCTGCACT GTGCTCCTAAAAGTAAGTCTATCCCAGAGCCCCTGACACCTCCACTTGGGTCTCCCCGACCTCGAGATGCTAGAAATTTCACCCCTGGACGAAGGAACACAG CTCCATCTCCAGGACCCGCCACTACCCGCCGTGGCCGCAGACAGTCTG AGCCCCTGAAGGACCCTTACGTCATGTTTCCACAGAACG CTAAGCCTAGACTCAAG CACACTGGCAGTGAGGGGGAGCTCTACCCACCCTTAGAGCCTCTGCCACCAGTTCCAGCTTCTGAACCCCCTGAGGACCTGGAGGACACTGGGCCCCCCACGCTGGACCCCTCTGGGACctcaatcactgaagaaatcctgGAGCTGCTGAACCAAAGAGGCCTCCGGGATCCAGGG CCACCCCCCCATGACATTCCCAAGTTCCCCGGAGATTCCCAGGTGCCAGGCGACAGTGACACCCTCGCATTCCAAGCCCTGCCCAGCCGGGACTCttcagaagaggaggaggaagaagagctgGATATGGATGAACGGGGCCCTTCCCCACTCCACGTCCTAGAGGGACTCGAAAGTTCCAGTGCGGCTGAAATTCCTGACATTCCCAGCCTTTCCAAAAGTCCTGATGTACCCAACCTCCCTGAAATTCCCAGCCTTTCTGAAATTCCCCAAATGCCCCGCCTTCCCAGTCTCTCTGACATTTCCAATGTTTTTGAAATGCCCTGCCTTCCAGCCATACCTAGTGTCCCCAACATTCCTAGTCTCTCCAacgctcccaccctcccctgtGACTCCTGGCTCCAGGGACCTCTGCAGGAGCCGGATGAGGCTCTAGCCACCAGGAGAGAGCTCTTCCCTGGAAGCAGTTCTGGAAAACTGGGAGAGCCCTCCTCAGAAAGCAGGGCAGGCCAAGAGGAGGGTGAAGGAGTATCATACCCAGCTTTCCAGCCCCGGGATGTCACCCAAGGTCAGGAATTCCCAGATGAGCTGGAGTTCCGCCCTTGCTCAGAAATCCGGAGCGCCTGGCGGGCACTGGAGCAGGGGCAGCCGGCCCAGCCAGGTTTCCCAGAGCCGCTGCTGATCCTGGAGGATTCAGATCTCAGTGGAGGCAGCGGAAGCGGGAAGGCAGGACCCCCAACTTCGGAGAGGTCAGCGTCCCGAGTGCGAGAGTTGGCCCGGCTTTACAGCGAGCGGATCCAGCAGATGCAGCGGGCTGAGACCCGGGCATCAGCCAACGCCCCCCGCCGCCGGCCACGGGCTCTGGCCCAGCCGCAGCTGTTGCCCTGCCTGCCCCGGGAGCAGGCTGAGCCAG GGCCCCTGCCTGCCTTTGGACATGTGCTCGTATGTGAGCTGGCCTTCCCGCTGACCTGTGCCCAGGAATCTGTCCCCCTAAGCCCTGCTGCCCAGGTTCAAGCTGCCACAGCTGTGACTAAGCAGCGAGGCTGCCTGGACGGCCAGGGTCTAAATGCTTCAAGTTTGCCTGAGCGACAGCATCTGGGCATCCAGGTTCCAGCTGCTAGCCCTCTACCTGAGCGAGGAGGCCTCTGGAACATCCGGATTCCAGCCACCACACCTTTGCCCAAGCAGGAAGGCGCCCCCAACAGCCAGACGCCAGCTATTACAACTTTGCCGGATCAAGAAGGCCACCCGGAAATCCAAGTTCCAGCTGCCACTCCTTTGCCCGAGCATAGAGGCCACGTGGATATACCGGTTCCACCTACCACCTCTTTTCCTGAGCAAGGATGCCACGTGGACATCCAAGTTCCAATCACCCCAGCTTTGCCTAAGCGGGGAAGTTGCTCTGATGTCACGGCTTTAGCCGCCACTCCTACGCCCAAGCGAGAAGGCCACCTGGACAGCCAGAGCTCAACCAACACCCCGTTAACTAAGCAAGGAGATTCTAGGGCTGTTCAGTCCCCAGCCACTGCCTGTGGCCAAGCCGTCGATCCTTTGCTTATACACAGAAGCAGCCTAGACCCTCAGATCCCAGCTGACACCCCGCTACCCTTGCAACACGACCTCCCCGACATTCACGTTCCGGGTACCTCACCTTTGCCTGCACATGGAGGCCACCTAGACCATCAGACCCCAGCCAACACTCTGTCGTCCTTGCCCCAGGACCTCCCACACTTTCAGGTTCCAGCTGCCACACCTTTCCCGCAGCCACAAGGCCTCACGGACACCCAGGTCCAAGCCCTCCCACCTTTGCCCCAGCAGGAAGGCCTCCCGGACATCCAGGGTCCAGCTGCTGCGCCCCTGCTTGAGGAGCAAAGCCTCACAGACCTCCAGGTTCAGAAACTGACACCTTTGTTGGAGCAGAAGAGCCTCACCAACGACCATGTTCCAGCTGCCCCACCTTTGCCTGAGCAAGGGGGCCCTCGGGACATTCAGGGCCTGTTACCCACCCGAGTCCAGACCACGGTGGTTTTGTCTAAACAAGGAGGCCACGTGGTCTCTCACGTTGCCAG GAATCAGTGGGCCTTCGCAGAGCCCAGGGGGCTCCCGATGCCCCTTTCCACATGTGAGCCAGGATGTCGCGCTTCTTGA
- the RPS16 gene encoding small ribosomal subunit protein uS9 isoform X2: MPAKGPLQSVQVFGRKKTATAVAHCKRGNGLIKVNGRPLEMIEPRTLQYKLLEPVLLLGKERFAGVDIRVRVKGGGHVAQIYAIRQSISKALVAYYQKYVDEASKKEIKDILIQYDRTLLVADPRRCESKKFGGPGARARYQKSYR, from the exons ATGCCGGCTAAGGGCCCTCTGCAGTCGGTGCAGGTCTTCGGACGCAAG AAGACGGCCACGGCCGTGGCGCACTGCAAACGAGGTAACGGCCTCATCAAGGTGAACGGGCGACCCCTGGAGATGATCGAACCTCGCACGCTGCAGTACAAG CTACTGGAACCTGTTCTGCTTCTGGGCAAGGAGCGATTTGCTGGTGTTGACATCCGTGTCCGAGTGAAGGGTGGCGGTCATGTAGCTCAGATTTATG CAATCCGCCAGTCCATCTCCAAAGCCTTGGTGGCCTATTACCAGAAAT ACGTGGATGAGGCTTCCAAGAAGGAGATCAAAGACATCCTCATCCAGTATGACCGGACCCTGCTGGTAGCTGATCCCCGTCGCTGCGAATCCAAAAAGTTTGGAGGTCCCGGTGCCCGTGCTCGCTACCAGAAATCCTACCGATAA